A genomic stretch from Corynebacterium faecale includes:
- a CDS encoding porin PorA family protein produces the protein MVLLVFAFTVPPFVQGAAKSISTDLELTMVSESPQGFTRTEHLTTSPTQEDDEIAVRVEHTTEGPGDEVFSEGMIIDEVTLIGHSRFPVPEPSASMTGSRADHSGEAREGLQYFFPANTMRNSYHYYDITLGDTEPVDYLDRDGDVYTFYQHRRYQPIDEDTSYSVERTLDVEHRSGMIVDKHELITFHEPDGDREVEFSFTAATRANLTEHAGDITATLRTAKILDFTAKFLGLLLIGIGLFQTGIFRRTR, from the coding sequence GTGGTTCTTCTCGTGTTCGCCTTCACCGTACCGCCCTTCGTGCAGGGCGCTGCCAAGTCGATCTCCACCGATCTGGAGCTCACCATGGTCAGTGAGAGCCCTCAGGGTTTCACCAGGACAGAGCATCTGACCACCTCCCCCACCCAGGAGGATGACGAGATCGCCGTCCGGGTGGAGCACACCACCGAGGGCCCGGGCGATGAAGTCTTTTCTGAGGGCATGATCATCGATGAGGTGACTTTGATCGGCCACTCCCGTTTCCCCGTGCCGGAACCCAGCGCCTCCATGACGGGATCCAGGGCTGATCATTCCGGTGAGGCCAGGGAAGGACTCCAATATTTCTTCCCCGCCAACACCATGCGCAACTCCTACCATTACTACGACATCACTCTCGGCGACACCGAACCTGTGGACTATCTGGACCGCGATGGGGATGTGTACACCTTCTACCAGCACCGCCGGTATCAGCCCATTGATGAGGACACCAGCTACTCGGTGGAACGCACACTGGACGTGGAGCACCGCTCCGGGATGATCGTGGACAAACATGAGCTGATCACCTTCCACGAACCTGACGGCGACCGCGAGGTGGAATTCTCCTTCACCGCCGCTACCCGTGCGAACCTGACTGAGCATGCCGGGGACATCACCGCCACGCTGCGCACGGCGAAGATCCTGGATTTCACCGCCAAGTTCCTCGGGTTGCTCCTCATCGGCATCGGCCTGTTCCAGACCGGGATCTTCAGAAGAACCCGTTGA
- a CDS encoding acyltransferase family protein, whose amino-acid sequence MSHQSYAAPGTVGFISSLEGLRAIAALGVLATHAAFQTGMDPAGTLGSLLARFDFFVAVFFALSAFVLWRRRDSNAPGVYYLKRMARILPAYWLTVATVLLFIPAGPWLANLTMTQIYVVGGLMTGLTHLWSLCVEMAFYLVVPLLAVVLGRFGRRARIGLIVAGAVLSLGWAYLPMVENSIANGWPNLQIWPPAYACWFAVGMLAAEFEGVRFPRVPSVVWWFLSLSTAWIAGQEWFGPLGLIHPSPGEFVMRILAGTAFAAFIVVPYALGTPSRLLNTGIMRAMGKWSYSIFLWHLPVLTIVFPLLGLNLFSGDFLLVLITTTVITVPVAAASYTLVEEPVLRWVRERTSQKVA is encoded by the coding sequence ATGTCTCATCAATCCTACGCAGCCCCCGGAACGGTCGGCTTCATCAGCTCACTCGAGGGGCTCCGCGCGATTGCGGCCCTCGGGGTGTTGGCCACGCATGCAGCCTTCCAGACAGGAATGGACCCTGCGGGCACCCTGGGGAGTCTCCTCGCGCGGTTTGATTTCTTCGTGGCGGTGTTCTTCGCCCTGTCGGCTTTTGTGCTGTGGCGGCGACGCGACAGCAATGCGCCAGGTGTGTATTACCTGAAGCGGATGGCCAGGATCCTGCCGGCCTATTGGCTGACGGTGGCAACGGTCCTGTTGTTCATTCCCGCGGGTCCGTGGCTGGCTAATCTGACCATGACGCAGATCTATGTGGTCGGTGGCCTCATGACCGGCCTGACCCACCTGTGGTCCCTGTGTGTGGAAATGGCCTTCTATCTGGTGGTGCCGCTGCTGGCGGTGGTGTTGGGGCGGTTCGGGCGGCGCGCCCGCATCGGGTTGATTGTGGCGGGTGCGGTGCTCAGCCTGGGGTGGGCCTATTTGCCTATGGTGGAAAACTCCATCGCCAACGGGTGGCCCAACCTGCAGATCTGGCCGCCAGCCTATGCCTGCTGGTTCGCCGTGGGCATGCTCGCCGCAGAGTTCGAGGGCGTGCGCTTTCCGCGCGTGCCCAGCGTGGTCTGGTGGTTTTTAAGCTTATCGACGGCGTGGATCGCCGGGCAGGAATGGTTTGGCCCCCTCGGGCTCATCCATCCCTCCCCGGGGGAATTCGTGATGAGGATCCTCGCAGGCACAGCCTTCGCCGCATTCATCGTGGTTCCCTATGCCCTGGGCACACCCTCACGCCTGCTCAACACCGGGATCATGAGGGCGATGGGAAAGTGGTCTTATTCCATCTTCCTGTGGCACCTGCCGGTGTTGACCATCGTGTTCCCACTGCTGGGGCTCAACCTGTTCAGTGGGGATTTTCTGCTCGTCCTCATCACGACGACGGTGATCACCGTGCCCGTGGCTGCAGCCAGTTACACCCTCGTGGAAGAACCCGTGCTGCGCTGGGTCCGGGAGAGGACATCCCAGAAGGTCGCTTGA
- a CDS encoding ArsR/SmtB family transcription factor: protein MSQDQDTPVNLAEEWAPIFKVLGDPTRLRLLLAMHYRGPGEATVSELADTVGVRIPTASAALIHLTEADTITPHKVGREVRYRLSDPRIHELLHHLGGTHSHDH from the coding sequence GTGAGCCAGGATCAGGACACCCCGGTCAACCTTGCAGAGGAATGGGCGCCGATATTCAAGGTGCTGGGCGATCCCACCCGCCTCCGCCTGCTGCTGGCCATGCATTATCGGGGCCCGGGCGAAGCCACGGTGTCCGAGCTCGCCGACACCGTGGGCGTGCGCATCCCCACCGCCTCAGCCGCGCTGATCCACCTCACCGAGGCCGACACCATCACTCCCCATAAGGTGGGCCGCGAGGTCCGCTACCGGCTCAGCGATCCTCGCATCCACGAACTCCTGCACCACCTCGGTGGCACCCATTCACACGACCACTAA
- a CDS encoding FecCD family ABC transporter permease, translating into MNAKGDDDALGFAARRHRTAAWCGALTIALVFTMGAGIIAGPVDISIADSIRILAHHLLGTSLAEGTQVTQNAIVWDIRVPRVLLGAAVGAGLALAGVILQALVRNMLADPYILGVNSGASVGAAAAVLFGAGAGFGDYALQGSAFLGALTASLLVFFIARGAGRLTSIRLLMSGVAVGYALSAATSFLIFASDSAEGARSVMFWLLGSLGLAGWNGPLAVIIVVVTSVAAVLMIWGRQLDALTAGDETALTLGINPERFRLILLVVSCLLVGVIVAMAGSIGFIGLVVPHLARRIVGGAHRSVLPVSALIGSILLIWADILARTIVAPQEMPIGIITALVGAPFLLILVRRMRATG; encoded by the coding sequence ATGAATGCCAAGGGCGATGATGACGCTCTGGGCTTCGCAGCCCGTCGACACCGCACCGCTGCCTGGTGTGGGGCCCTGACCATTGCTCTGGTGTTCACCATGGGCGCAGGCATCATCGCCGGCCCGGTAGATATCTCGATTGCAGACTCCATCCGGATCCTCGCCCACCACCTGCTGGGCACCAGCCTGGCGGAGGGAACCCAGGTCACCCAGAACGCCATCGTGTGGGACATCCGGGTGCCCCGCGTGCTCCTGGGCGCTGCGGTCGGAGCGGGGCTGGCACTGGCGGGTGTGATCCTGCAGGCGCTGGTCCGGAACATGCTCGCTGACCCTTATATCCTCGGCGTCAACTCCGGGGCCAGCGTGGGTGCCGCAGCCGCGGTGCTCTTCGGTGCCGGTGCAGGTTTCGGGGATTATGCGCTGCAGGGGAGTGCTTTCCTCGGGGCGCTGACGGCATCGCTGCTGGTGTTCTTCATCGCCCGCGGTGCAGGTCGTCTCACCTCCATCCGCCTACTCATGTCCGGTGTGGCAGTGGGATATGCCCTGTCCGCGGCCACCAGCTTTTTGATCTTCGCCTCTGATTCGGCTGAAGGCGCACGCTCTGTGATGTTCTGGCTGCTCGGCTCCCTCGGGCTGGCCGGATGGAACGGCCCGCTGGCTGTGATCATCGTGGTGGTCACTTCGGTGGCGGCGGTCCTGATGATCTGGGGACGCCAACTCGATGCACTGACCGCCGGAGATGAAACCGCCCTGACCCTGGGGATCAACCCTGAACGTTTCCGTCTGATTCTCCTGGTGGTCTCCTGTCTCCTGGTGGGTGTGATCGTCGCGATGGCCGGCTCCATCGGTTTCATCGGCCTCGTGGTCCCCCACCTCGCCCGCCGCATCGTTGGCGGGGCTCACCGCTCAGTCCTGCCGGTGTCCGCCCTCATCGGCTCAATCCTGCTTATCTGGGCGGATATCCTCGCCCGCACCATCGTCGCCCCCCAGGAGATGCCCATCGGCATCATCACCGCTCTGGTGGGTGCACCATTCCTACTCATCCTCGTCCGGCGCATGCGGGCGACCGGGTAG
- a CDS encoding PRC and DUF2382 domain-containing protein encodes MNTRNINDLFNATAYDSNGDKLGSVKEVYVNDTSDQPEFVEVGHGLFGMSSSLVPLRGHQLAGEELRLAFTKDRISDAPDFDSDAHLSNDDQATIYRHYGLEGTENVETYGSDLRDHDRGARDTAGVTDGAAHDRDRDAAGLAGGAGLAGGAGLAGGALHDRDRDVHDRDHDQAEVDVSPAAHEADSLTLSEERLNVDKQRVETGEVRLRKHVVHDTETVEVPVQREEVRIERTPVDADRADTLRGEGLHDEEASVTLSEERVNVTKETVPVEEVSLQKETVRGTETVSEDVAHEEVDIDGAVDHDLDRDIDGGTAPRR; translated from the coding sequence ATGAACACCCGCAACATCAACGACCTTTTCAACGCCACCGCTTATGACAGCAATGGCGACAAGCTTGGATCCGTCAAGGAGGTCTACGTCAATGACACCTCCGATCAGCCAGAGTTTGTTGAGGTCGGCCACGGCCTTTTCGGAATGAGCTCCAGCCTGGTACCACTGCGTGGCCACCAGCTTGCGGGTGAAGAACTGCGACTGGCCTTCACCAAGGACCGCATCTCCGATGCCCCAGACTTTGATTCCGACGCGCATCTCTCCAACGATGACCAGGCGACCATTTACCGCCACTACGGCCTGGAGGGCACCGAGAACGTGGAAACCTACGGTTCGGATCTCCGCGATCACGATCGTGGTGCCCGCGATACCGCCGGTGTGACCGACGGAGCCGCACATGACCGTGACCGCGATGCTGCAGGTCTTGCGGGTGGAGCGGGTCTTGCAGGTGGAGCCGGTCTCGCCGGTGGCGCTCTGCACGACCGTGACCGCGACGTTCATGACCGCGACCACGATCAGGCGGAGGTGGATGTCTCACCAGCTGCACACGAGGCGGATTCCCTCACCCTGTCCGAGGAGCGACTCAACGTGGACAAGCAGCGGGTGGAAACCGGCGAGGTACGTCTGCGCAAGCACGTTGTCCACGACACCGAGACCGTCGAGGTTCCGGTACAGCGTGAAGAGGTCCGCATCGAGCGCACCCCAGTTGATGCAGACCGCGCCGATACTCTCCGGGGCGAGGGTCTGCACGACGAAGAGGCATCCGTGACCCTCTCTGAGGAGCGCGTCAATGTGACCAAGGAAACGGTGCCGGTTGAGGAGGTCAGCCTGCAGAAGGAGACCGTCCGTGGCACTGAGACCGTCAGCGAAGATGTCGCTCACGAGGAAGTGGACATCGACGGAGCAGTCGACCATGATCTTGACCGCGATATCGACGGCGGCACTGCCCCTCGTCGTTAA
- the trmB gene encoding tRNA (guanosine(46)-N7)-methyltransferase TrmB — protein sequence MSITDNSREELGELPAGRPLQSEFDNDLDYPRLGSVTFRRGTLTDNQQTMWNEKWPELGRLLGDELIDIDAWFGRTGARTIVEIGSGTGTSTAAMAPLEAATNIVAVELYKPGLAKLMGSVVRGGIDNIRMVRGDGIEVLNRMFADESLDGVRIYFPDPWPKARHNKRRIIQSGPLNLIAKKLKPGGVLHVATDHADYAEWINELVEVEPLLEYKGWPWPECPQLTDRQVITKFEGKGLDKDHVINEYLWQKRH from the coding sequence ATGTCTATTACTGATAATTCCAGAGAAGAACTGGGTGAACTGCCAGCCGGCCGTCCCCTCCAATCCGAATTCGATAATGATCTCGATTACCCACGCCTGGGTAGCGTGACCTTCCGCCGTGGCACCCTCACGGACAACCAGCAGACGATGTGGAATGAGAAGTGGCCTGAACTGGGTCGCCTCCTGGGCGATGAGCTCATTGACATCGATGCCTGGTTCGGCCGCACCGGTGCCAGAACCATCGTGGAGATCGGTTCCGGCACCGGAACCTCCACCGCCGCGATGGCCCCGCTGGAGGCTGCTACCAACATCGTGGCCGTGGAACTGTACAAGCCGGGCCTGGCCAAACTCATGGGCTCCGTGGTGCGCGGCGGCATCGACAACATCCGCATGGTGCGTGGTGATGGCATCGAGGTGCTCAACCGCATGTTCGCTGATGAGTCACTCGATGGTGTGCGCATCTACTTCCCGGACCCCTGGCCCAAGGCGCGTCACAACAAACGTCGCATCATCCAGTCCGGTCCCCTCAACCTGATCGCCAAGAAGCTCAAGCCCGGTGGTGTGCTGCACGTGGCCACCGACCACGCGGACTACGCCGAGTGGATCAATGAGCTGGTGGAGGTGGAGCCACTGCTCGAGTACAAGGGCTGGCCATGGCCGGAGTGCCCACAACTGACCGACCGCCAGGTGATCACCAAGTTCGAGGGCAAGGGCCTGGACAAGGATCATGTGATCAACGAGTACCTGTGGCAGAAGAGGCACTGA
- a CDS encoding class I SAM-dependent methyltransferase — MSFPRTRNFATLRRAIGLLRDFRFEQTRPDIFYGNLATDTAELVAALIADLKPSTGSPALDGQLILDVGGGPGYFADAFHKRGATYLSVEPDVGEMSAAGIDVTGSVRGSGLDLPFRDDAFDVVYSSNVAEHVPDPWRMGEEMLRVTRPGGVVILSYTIWLGPFGGHETGLWEHYVGGHFARRRYEKKHGHPPKNVFGESLFEVSCTEGLDWARQVEGARLAVAFPRYHPSWAWWMVKVPLLREFLVSNLVLVLVRE, encoded by the coding sequence TTGAGTTTTCCCCGCACGCGCAATTTCGCCACGCTCCGCCGTGCTATCGGTTTGCTCCGCGATTTCCGCTTCGAGCAGACCCGGCCCGACATCTTCTACGGCAACCTTGCCACGGACACCGCTGAGCTCGTGGCCGCCCTGATCGCTGACCTTAAACCCTCCACGGGCAGCCCTGCCCTGGATGGGCAGTTGATCCTCGATGTCGGTGGTGGACCCGGCTATTTCGCTGATGCCTTCCATAAGCGGGGCGCCACCTACCTTTCGGTGGAACCCGATGTGGGTGAGATGTCAGCAGCGGGCATCGATGTCACCGGTTCGGTGCGGGGCTCCGGGTTGGATCTTCCCTTCCGCGACGATGCCTTCGATGTGGTGTATTCCAGCAATGTGGCTGAACACGTGCCCGATCCTTGGCGGATGGGTGAGGAGATGTTGCGCGTCACCCGTCCCGGTGGCGTGGTGATCCTGAGTTATACCATCTGGCTGGGGCCCTTCGGCGGTCACGAGACCGGGTTGTGGGAGCACTATGTGGGCGGCCATTTCGCCCGTCGACGCTACGAGAAGAAACACGGACACCCACCGAAGAATGTCTTCGGGGAGTCCCTGTTCGAAGTCTCCTGCACTGAGGGCCTGGACTGGGCCCGGCAGGTCGAAGGCGCCCGTCTTGCAGTGGCTTTCCCCCGCTACCACCCGTCTTGGGCCTGGTGGATGGTGAAGGTACCGCTCCTGCGGGAATTCCTGGTGAGCAATCTGGTGCTCGTCCTGGTGAGGGAATAA
- a CDS encoding Gmad2 immunoglobulin-like domain-containing protein, which yields MSIDIQQPQPFDIVGDTIHIAGVAGGAFEAGYNYVITEGHDEVIGHFIAGDGIGGHGQFQVTADVSGAAFTHVVAYVEVFHPSAKDGSRLDLVVVPVILGSSIVPGYATYLEHVVKGGETLWAIAAQHYGAGNLYHRLLAANPKITDANLIRPGDVIRVPRAE from the coding sequence ATGAGTATCGACATCCAACAACCCCAACCATTCGACATCGTCGGAGACACCATCCACATCGCAGGTGTCGCCGGTGGAGCATTTGAAGCCGGGTACAACTATGTGATCACCGAAGGACATGATGAGGTGATCGGGCACTTCATTGCTGGCGATGGTATCGGGGGACATGGACAGTTCCAGGTCACCGCCGATGTGTCCGGCGCGGCCTTCACCCATGTGGTGGCCTATGTGGAGGTGTTCCACCCCTCAGCAAAAGATGGTTCCCGCCTTGATCTGGTGGTGGTGCCTGTGATTCTCGGATCATCCATCGTCCCCGGTTATGCAACATATCTGGAGCATGTGGTGAAGGGCGGCGAGACCCTCTGGGCGATTGCGGCCCAGCACTACGGTGCCGGAAATCTCTACCACCGCCTGTTGGCGGCCAACCCGAAGATCACCGACGCCAATCTCATCCGCCCCGGCGATGTGATCAGGGTGCCACGGGCTGAGTGA
- a CDS encoding phosphoenolpyruvate carboxykinase (GTP): MTTAAIPGLQGEAPTKNQELLNWIAEAVELFQPEAVVFADGSQQEWDRMAEELVEAGTLIRLNEEKRPNSFLARSNPSDVARVESRTFICSEKEEDAGPTNNWAPPQAMKDEMTEVYRGSMKGRTMYVVPFCMGPITDPEPKLGVQLTDSAYVVMSMRIMTRMGQDALDKIGENGSFVRCLHSVGAPLEEGQEDVAWPCSDTKYITQFPDTKEIWSYGSGYGGNAILAKKCYALRIASVMAREEGWMAEHMLILKLTNPEGQSYNIAAAFPSACGKTNLAMITPTIPGWKAEVVGDDIAWLKFREDGHLYAVNPENGFFGVAPGTNYASNPIAMETMEPGNTLFTNVALTDDGDIWWEGMDGEKPAHLIDWKGNDWTPESNEPAAHPNSRYCVAIDQCPTAAPEFNDWKGVKVDAILFGGRRPDTVPLVTQTYDWEHGTMVGSLLASGQTAASVEATVGALRHDPMAMLPFMGYNAGEYLQNWIDMGNKGGDKMPSIFLVNWFRRGEDGRFLWPGFGENSRVLKWVIDRIEGRVEADETVVGYTARAEDLDLEGMDTPIEDVREALTAPAEQWARDVEDNAEYLTFLGPKVPNEVHEQFEALKKRIQAAQA, translated from the coding sequence ATGACTACAGCTGCAATCCCGGGCCTGCAGGGCGAGGCACCAACCAAAAATCAGGAACTGCTGAACTGGATCGCCGAAGCGGTCGAGCTGTTTCAGCCTGAGGCAGTTGTATTCGCTGACGGATCCCAGCAGGAATGGGACCGCATGGCGGAGGAGCTCGTCGAAGCGGGTACCCTCATCCGACTGAATGAGGAGAAGCGTCCCAACAGCTTCCTCGCACGTTCCAACCCATCGGATGTCGCCCGCGTTGAGTCGCGCACCTTCATCTGCTCGGAAAAGGAAGAGGATGCGGGCCCAACCAACAACTGGGCACCACCTCAGGCCATGAAGGACGAGATGACCGAGGTCTATCGTGGATCCATGAAGGGCCGCACCATGTATGTGGTTCCTTTCTGCATGGGCCCGATCACCGACCCGGAGCCAAAGCTCGGTGTCCAGCTCACCGACTCCGCTTATGTCGTCATGTCCATGCGCATCATGACCCGCATGGGTCAGGACGCGCTGGACAAGATCGGCGAGAACGGCAGCTTCGTCCGCTGCCTCCACTCCGTTGGTGCTCCACTGGAGGAGGGTCAGGAAGATGTTGCATGGCCATGCAGCGACACCAAGTACATCACCCAGTTCCCTGACACCAAGGAGATCTGGTCCTACGGTTCCGGTTACGGCGGAAACGCCATCCTGGCCAAGAAGTGCTACGCACTGCGTATCGCCTCCGTCATGGCACGCGAGGAAGGCTGGATGGCTGAGCACATGCTCATCCTGAAGCTGACCAACCCGGAAGGCCAGTCCTATAACATCGCGGCAGCGTTCCCATCTGCCTGCGGTAAGACCAACCTCGCCATGATCACCCCGACCATCCCCGGCTGGAAGGCCGAGGTTGTCGGCGATGACATCGCATGGCTGAAGTTCCGCGAAGACGGACACCTCTACGCGGTCAACCCGGAGAACGGCTTCTTCGGCGTGGCTCCAGGCACCAACTACGCCTCCAACCCGATCGCCATGGAGACCATGGAGCCGGGCAACACCCTGTTCACCAACGTCGCACTCACCGACGACGGCGATATCTGGTGGGAGGGCATGGACGGCGAGAAGCCAGCCCACCTCATCGACTGGAAGGGCAACGACTGGACCCCGGAGTCCAACGAGCCTGCAGCCCACCCGAACTCCCGCTACTGCGTGGCCATCGACCAGTGCCCAACCGCGGCACCGGAGTTCAACGACTGGAAGGGTGTCAAGGTCGACGCGATCCTCTTCGGTGGACGTCGTCCCGACACCGTGCCACTGGTCACCCAGACCTACGACTGGGAGCACGGCACCATGGTCGGTTCCCTCCTGGCCTCCGGTCAGACCGCAGCATCTGTTGAGGCCACCGTCGGTGCACTGCGCCACGACCCAATGGCAATGCTCCCCTTCATGGGCTACAATGCCGGTGAATACCTCCAGAACTGGATCGACATGGGCAACAAGGGCGGCGACAAGATGCCATCCATCTTCCTGGTCAACTGGTTCCGTCGTGGCGAAGACGGTCGCTTCCTGTGGCCTGGCTTCGGCGAGAACTCCCGCGTGCTGAAGTGGGTCATCGACCGCATCGAAGGCCGCGTCGAGGCCGATGAAACCGTCGTTGGTTACACCGCCCGCGCAGAGGACCTCGACCTCGAGGGCATGGACACCCCGATCGAGGATGTCCGCGAAGCCCTGACCGCCCCAGCCGAGCAGTGGGCACGCGATGTCGAGGACAACGCCGAGTACCTCACCTTCCTGGGACCAAAGGTTCCTAACGAGGTCCACGAGCAGTTCGAGGCACTGAAGAAGCGCATCCAGGCTGCCCAGGCATAA
- a CDS encoding TDT family transporter, giving the protein MSRFPLTLPTFVKNRRRYTAVLPPAGPAWAGSLMGTASTASLLGLHGFDTAAGAMLAIAIAVTVIITVGWLVYRTPGFTPQVMPAWAMVSMGVVSMGTAVITVLDEQHHPATWWFLFGCCVVGGALGLVTCLVYLRLLITGRAGSPTFSWGLPLVTPMVTATSGMRVHGWLDSINVDDGYTTFIWWLSLGAFTLSLVLAPVVFARVYYFYFGPRTHRSAQNRLEPMAAPTMWIPLGIIGQSTACAQLLTAASGQGGLGNFYGFVMCAVAVPVALLAATVHYQAALRGISYSPTWWASTFPVSTLSLGTWWLSASTGLEWLNWVSLFLLVILLFHAGVATLGGTIALMRKMVRRLRAVTGGHR; this is encoded by the coding sequence GTGTCCCGATTCCCTCTCACCCTGCCCACCTTTGTCAAAAACCGTCGCAGGTACACAGCTGTGCTGCCTCCGGCGGGTCCGGCATGGGCGGGTTCGCTGATGGGAACGGCATCCACCGCATCGCTGCTGGGTCTGCATGGATTTGATACTGCAGCCGGTGCGATGCTGGCGATCGCGATAGCCGTCACGGTGATCATCACCGTGGGGTGGTTGGTGTACCGCACCCCGGGTTTCACACCCCAGGTCATGCCCGCATGGGCGATGGTGTCCATGGGTGTGGTGTCCATGGGCACCGCCGTCATCACGGTGCTGGATGAGCAGCACCACCCGGCTACATGGTGGTTCCTCTTCGGTTGCTGCGTTGTCGGCGGCGCCCTGGGGCTGGTCACCTGCCTGGTCTATTTGAGACTCCTGATCACCGGCCGCGCCGGATCGCCGACGTTCTCCTGGGGCCTGCCGCTGGTCACGCCCATGGTGACCGCCACCTCCGGCATGCGTGTGCATGGCTGGTTGGACAGCATCAATGTGGACGATGGGTACACCACCTTCATCTGGTGGCTGTCCCTGGGCGCATTCACCCTCAGTCTGGTGCTGGCACCGGTGGTGTTCGCACGGGTCTACTACTTCTACTTCGGGCCGCGGACCCACCGGTCGGCGCAGAACCGCCTGGAGCCGATGGCCGCGCCCACGATGTGGATTCCGCTCGGCATCATCGGCCAGTCGACGGCCTGCGCTCAGCTTCTCACCGCCGCTTCCGGCCAGGGAGGGCTGGGAAACTTTTATGGTTTTGTCATGTGCGCGGTGGCGGTACCCGTCGCATTACTGGCCGCGACGGTGCATTACCAGGCCGCATTGCGCGGCATCAGTTACAGCCCGACCTGGTGGGCCAGCACCTTCCCGGTGAGCACCCTCAGCCTGGGCACGTGGTGGTTATCGGCATCAACGGGGCTCGAATGGCTGAACTGGGTCAGCCTGTTTTTGCTGGTCATTCTACTCTTTCACGCCGGTGTGGCCACACTCGGCGGTACCATTGCCCTCATGCGCAAAATGGTGCGCAGGCTGCGTGCGGTGACCGGTGGTCACCGCTGA
- a CDS encoding glycosyltransferase family 4 protein gives MKILLLCWRESTHPQGGGSERYLERVGEYLARQGHEVVYRTAGHTDAPRRAMRGGVRYSLSGGKFSVYPKAWAAMLLGRMGLGTFRGVDVVVDTQNGIPFFGRFFSGKPTVLLTHHCHREQWPVVGKLLAPVGWFLESRVAPRAYRAAPYVTVSAPSRDELVELGVDAPRIHLIRNGLDPVPAHIPRLDEDGIHLVTLSRLVPHKQIEHAMDVVAAIEGVHLDVVGSGWWDEQLRDYARDLGVSDRVTFHGQVAEDHKHALLRRAAVHLMPSRKEGWGLAVVEAAQHGVPTIGYRSSGGLRDSIIDGQTGVLVDSKAELIAGVRTLLIDAPSRTLLGQRAAERARSYSWDIAGEQFEELLASLAPADSSRLP, from the coding sequence ATGAAGATCCTTCTGTTGTGCTGGCGTGAATCCACCCACCCCCAGGGTGGCGGTAGTGAACGCTACCTGGAAAGGGTGGGCGAGTACCTGGCCAGGCAGGGCCATGAGGTGGTCTACCGCACCGCCGGCCACACAGATGCGCCCCGGCGCGCCATGCGTGGTGGGGTGCGTTATTCACTCAGCGGTGGGAAGTTCAGCGTGTACCCGAAGGCCTGGGCTGCGATGCTGTTGGGCCGTATGGGTCTGGGGACCTTCCGTGGGGTGGATGTGGTGGTGGATACCCAGAATGGCATCCCGTTTTTCGGGAGGTTCTTCTCCGGGAAACCGACGGTGTTGCTCACCCACCATTGTCATCGGGAGCAGTGGCCGGTCGTCGGCAAGCTCTTGGCGCCGGTGGGCTGGTTCTTAGAGAGCCGCGTCGCACCGCGGGCCTACCGCGCGGCACCGTATGTGACGGTGTCTGCGCCCAGCCGTGATGAGCTGGTGGAGCTCGGCGTGGATGCCCCGCGCATCCACCTCATCCGCAATGGGCTGGATCCGGTGCCGGCGCATATCCCCCGCCTGGATGAGGACGGTATCCACCTGGTCACGCTGTCGCGCCTGGTGCCCCATAAGCAGATTGAGCATGCTATGGACGTGGTGGCCGCCATTGAAGGCGTGCACCTTGATGTGGTGGGTAGCGGCTGGTGGGATGAGCAGCTCCGTGACTATGCCCGTGACCTCGGTGTATCGGATCGTGTGACCTTCCACGGGCAGGTGGCGGAAGATCATAAACATGCCCTGCTGCGCCGCGCCGCCGTCCATCTCATGCCCTCCCGCAAGGAAGGGTGGGGCCTGGCGGTGGTCGAGGCCGCGCAACACGGAGTGCCCACCATCGGCTACCGCAGCTCCGGTGGCCTGCGGGATTCCATCATTGACGGCCAGACGGGTGTGCTGGTTGATTCCAAGGCTGAGCTGATCGCCGGGGTACGTACCCTGCTTATCGACGCCCCCTCCCGCACCCTTCTGGGCCAGCGCGCCGCCGAGCGGGCACGGTCCTACTCCTGGGATATTGCCGGAGAGCAGTTCGAGGAGCTTTTGGCATCGCTGGCACCGGCGGATTCCTCCCGCCTTCCCTAA